The proteins below are encoded in one region of Anguilla anguilla isolate fAngAng1 chromosome 3, fAngAng1.pri, whole genome shotgun sequence:
- the tsc22d3 gene encoding TSC22 domain family protein 3 isoform X2: protein MSTEMFKSPMEVAVYQLHNYSISFFSSLLGGDVVSVKLDNSASGASVVAIDNKIEQAMDLVKNHLMYAVREEVEILKEQIKELAEKNNQLERENSLLKNLASPEQLEKFQSRLPPDEAQLAQSQPVDSPDQDILRCAGSAV from the exons ATGAGCACGGAAATGTTCAAATCTCCAATGGAAGTCGCAGTCTATCAACTGCACAACTATTccatctctttcttttcctcgtTGCTAGGAGGAGATGTTGTATCTGTTAAACTCGACAACAG TGCCTCTGGTGCTAGCGTTGTGGCGATTGACAACAAGATCGAGCAGGCAATG GATCTTGTGAAGAACCACCTGATGTACGCAGTCCGGGAGGAGGTGGAGATTCTGAAAGAGCAAATCAAGGAGCTGGCGGAGAAGAACAACCAGCTGGAGCGGGAGAACAGCCTGCTGAAGAACCTGGCCAGCCCAGAGCAGCTGGAGAAGTTCCAGTCCCGTCTGCCTCCGGATGAGGCCCAGCTCGCGCAGAGCCAGCCGGTGGACTCGCCTGACCAGGACATCCTGCGCTGCGCCGGCTCCGCCGTGTGA